A window of Exiguobacterium sp. FSL W8-0210 contains these coding sequences:
- a CDS encoding bifunctional folylpolyglutamate synthase/dihydrofolate synthase, protein MRTREDVLDWLSSLLAFGVKPGLERMQAMLLELQIDPDAIPTIHVAGTNGKGSTVAFLREMGIAEGLRIGTFTSPYIIQFEERIMLNGVPIAEDDLVAAAIAVQAAIQHIDPALGTVTEFEALTGLAFYYFNQIRPDFVIYEVGLGGLYDSTNVFKKPVAAIITSIGHDHQAILGDTLQEIALQKFGIIKQGTPVIAGKLQEELTVPLMAYCGDRNATLKWSQEAIIRYRLKETGTWATYDGIPETRLGLEGHHQVHNAANAVICARRLGWSKAAIRKGLREAKHPGRFEIISRKPRIILDGAHNPEGITALVERLKEESKPVTLLCSILRDKDRTAMLTQLRSITPDIYETTFDFPRARTMDELQKEGANVTTVEAFFGHLSADRTYVVTGSLYFISEVRQMYTNSFTK, encoded by the coding sequence ATGAGGACGCGAGAAGATGTATTGGATTGGTTATCGAGCTTACTAGCATTCGGCGTCAAACCAGGTCTTGAACGGATGCAGGCGATGTTACTGGAATTACAGATTGACCCGGACGCGATTCCGACGATTCATGTCGCTGGCACGAACGGGAAAGGATCGACGGTTGCGTTCTTACGTGAGATGGGAATTGCGGAAGGATTACGCATCGGGACGTTCACGTCGCCGTATATCATTCAGTTCGAGGAACGGATCATGTTGAATGGGGTACCGATCGCAGAAGATGATCTCGTCGCTGCTGCGATCGCCGTTCAAGCTGCCATCCAGCATATCGATCCGGCACTCGGTACGGTCACTGAGTTCGAGGCATTAACGGGACTTGCTTTCTATTATTTTAATCAGATTCGTCCCGATTTCGTCATTTATGAAGTTGGACTCGGTGGTTTGTATGATTCGACGAACGTCTTCAAGAAGCCGGTCGCGGCGATCATCACGTCGATCGGGCACGATCATCAAGCGATTCTCGGAGATACGCTCCAAGAGATTGCTTTACAGAAGTTCGGGATCATCAAACAAGGGACACCGGTCATCGCCGGAAAACTGCAGGAAGAGCTGACGGTACCGTTAATGGCGTATTGCGGGGACCGAAATGCGACGTTGAAATGGAGTCAGGAAGCGATCATCCGTTACCGTCTGAAAGAGACAGGTACCTGGGCGACATATGATGGGATTCCGGAGACACGTCTTGGTCTAGAAGGTCACCATCAAGTCCATAATGCGGCGAATGCTGTCATCTGTGCGCGGCGACTCGGGTGGTCGAAAGCGGCAATCCGAAAAGGACTACGGGAAGCAAAACATCCGGGACGGTTTGAGATTATCTCACGCAAACCACGAATCATTCTCGATGGTGCCCATAACCCGGAAGGCATCACGGCACTTGTGGAACGGTTAAAAGAGGAATCAAAACCGGTAACGTTACTTTGTTCGATTTTGCGTGACAAAGACCGGACAGCGATGCTAACGCAGTTACGTAGCATTACACCGGATATTTACGAAACGACATTTGATTTCCCGCGAGCGCGGACGATGGATGAGTTGCAAAAGGAAGGCGCTAACGTAACGACGGTCGAAGCATTCTTTGGTCACTTAAGCGCAGATCGAACATATGTCGTGACGGGATCACTTTATTTCATCAGTGAAGTGCGTCAAATGTACACAAACTCTTTTACAAAATAG
- the hemL gene encoding glutamate-1-semialdehyde 2,1-aminomutase: MSLINQNSKSKEAFERALPLMPGGVNSPVRAYKSVGMTPIFADHAKGSKLYDIDGKEYIDYVLSWGPMILGHADPIVTSAIQEQATRGWSYGTPTEIESAMAEVVISRVPSVEVVRMVNSGTEATMAALRLARGYTGRTKILKFEGCYHGHGDSLLIKAGSGVATLGLPDSPGVPAQIASMTLTVPYNDLDAVRIAFEKHGDDIAGVIVEPAAGNMGFVPPEPGFLEGLREITSENGALLIFDEVMTGFRVGFHCAQGHFGVTPDITCLGKVIGGGMPVGAYGGRRDIMEQIAPQGPIYQAGTLSGNPLAMAAGLATLTQLKPEHYAEFDRKTSRLSEGYLNAAAKYNIPLTTNRAGAMFGVFFTDERVTNFEKAKTSNLEMFRSYYQKMAARGVFLPPSQFEGLFLSIAHTDEDIERTIEAVELTFQELQVEFGR; encoded by the coding sequence ATGAGCTTAATTAACCAGAACTCAAAATCAAAAGAAGCATTCGAGCGGGCACTCCCGCTCATGCCAGGTGGTGTCAACAGTCCGGTCCGTGCTTATAAATCGGTCGGGATGACACCGATTTTCGCAGATCATGCGAAAGGATCAAAGCTCTATGATATCGATGGAAAAGAGTATATCGATTATGTCCTGTCATGGGGACCAATGATTCTCGGTCATGCCGATCCAATCGTCACTTCAGCGATCCAAGAACAAGCGACACGTGGCTGGAGCTACGGGACACCAACGGAAATCGAATCAGCGATGGCGGAAGTCGTCATCAGTCGGGTGCCGTCGGTCGAAGTCGTCCGGATGGTCAACTCAGGGACTGAAGCAACGATGGCAGCGCTTCGTCTCGCACGTGGCTACACAGGTCGGACGAAAATCCTCAAGTTCGAAGGCTGTTACCATGGTCACGGTGACTCACTCTTGATTAAAGCAGGTTCAGGTGTCGCGACACTCGGATTACCAGATTCACCAGGCGTTCCGGCGCAAATCGCGAGCATGACGCTGACAGTTCCGTACAACGATTTGGATGCTGTCCGGATCGCGTTTGAAAAACATGGCGACGATATCGCTGGTGTCATCGTCGAACCGGCTGCTGGGAACATGGGCTTCGTGCCACCAGAACCAGGATTCCTCGAAGGCTTACGGGAAATCACGTCAGAAAACGGCGCTTTACTGATCTTTGACGAAGTCATGACCGGTTTCCGTGTCGGATTCCACTGTGCCCAAGGACATTTCGGTGTCACACCGGATATCACGTGTCTCGGTAAAGTCATCGGCGGCGGAATGCCAGTTGGTGCTTACGGTGGACGTCGTGACATCATGGAGCAGATCGCACCACAAGGTCCAATCTATCAAGCAGGTACGTTATCCGGGAACCCACTCGCGATGGCAGCAGGTCTAGCGACATTGACACAATTGAAACCAGAACACTATGCAGAGTTCGACCGGAAAACGAGCCGTTTGTCAGAAGGCTACCTGAACGCTGCGGCGAAGTATAACATTCCGTTGACGACGAACCGTGCAGGCGCGATGTTCGGTGTCTTCTTCACGGATGAGCGCGTCACGAACTTCGAAAAAGCGAAAACATCGAATCTTGAGATGTTCCGTTCGTATTATCAAAAGATGGCGGCGCGTGGTGTCTTCTTACCACCGTCACAATTCGAAGGTCTCTTCCTGTCAATCGCCCACACGGACGAAGACATCGAGCGGACGATCGAAGCCGTCGAATTGACGTTCCAAGAACTCCAAGTTGAATTTGGTCGTTAA
- a CDS encoding DUF5057 domain-containing protein yields MRQWVRLLVASLLIFSSFTYIHEPHSKAATGEKFKILEIRDDWSTTNRIDPGTTITSLSLLKELNTSQYEIKMMTVKELNASRFPLDGAFDAIVFDPSIFTGTDRYSITVSDTSKKHNTSKIENDITQLKANEILTNYIQKGLPVFLHADVLTHATSNFTSIFKPSMTSGAAIAYTDSKQVVSRLQSEKIERPRLSKVAVSQAGQSLTSVDKAAPASPDKPIDFNFTLDQTTANTRVHLYIDFNSNDQFEESEKVDEKPATVSGSLSYQFDAPSYTGPRNWMIKIVSEDGLTDYKTGSFLMKDQVAEAKILQVTRSGTNGSINGFMNSGTLLKQDGLYDFNVEVISADTFNKTYTTKNLNTAYDMLIFGFQDSYGAAALSDPASNAILDFTNTGQGLMLTHDTIFRPAQSSKPELFWETKFADLAGQKNFTNMGYSAPRKSGQAVKQNAGVMTSYPFALADTVAIATTHNQYFGLDLEQPDLIPWYNIRENNLSSSNQAAGRTIGDARNHYYMYTKGNVTYSGAGHTSSFNQQQEKELFSNTMYRAFIGANHKPLIKNILPTDKSSYLENEPLTISYQINDYDLQDRELKTRIYLDNEKVFENNKLKNNSFVSQSFESKLKGKTNVTIRIEAEDQRGAKAIETRTVQVVRPAVSAPFVLSRSIDPATILNGETAEISYTIKTTPMKQQEAIGENGYIKGKFSVTMENILFNEKLPSNLEVVSTSGLKDAIISGQSIKGYAPNIEYDEALDGIYQGQWVAKQSEITFKVKVKAKESAGIYTLDKKDNVLTSTKNVYKNETNRSDKLTTVNNDPQAFPTLGYALTPAFATSAKIPSVKMDITTPSYKVLPEINPTGSQYGTLKWSIVDPTIASIDEAGVIKPKKVGTTQIKLVVPVGNGKELTTTSNLVINDVFGGLIVRNVPDTLYVGETKSMTGLASMISGNETPIQWIITNDSHVKTNGLSKNTLDLTGKTPGTITVKAVVPAEAGSSTYLAQSTTYTIQVKLPELSVAPSNLELWVGSKQDVTATFKPNYPLPFTTSTLSSAIELIPTANGYTIKGKTGTPNGAVEALLTLTDFPDTVAKTLVRVRENPTSVTADDLIMTMKDENKRPLLGWFPETTTERFYRMEVTQGKEYVKIDPTGQALQPLRPGVARIKVTVLKENKDVLEVLKNDQKTPLSTTFKVTIGSDSGSTDLDGDVY; encoded by the coding sequence ATGAGACAGTGGGTCCGTTTGTTAGTAGCAAGCTTACTGATTTTTTCAAGCTTTACGTATATACATGAACCGCATTCAAAAGCGGCAACAGGGGAAAAGTTCAAGATTTTAGAGATTCGTGATGACTGGTCGACGACGAACCGGATTGATCCGGGAACGACAATCACTTCGTTGTCACTGTTAAAAGAGTTGAATACCAGTCAATACGAAATCAAGATGATGACGGTCAAAGAACTAAATGCGTCTCGTTTTCCACTTGATGGCGCATTTGATGCAATCGTTTTTGATCCATCTATTTTTACTGGAACAGACCGTTATTCGATTACAGTATCTGATACATCCAAAAAACATAATACGAGTAAAATTGAGAATGATATTACGCAGTTAAAAGCGAATGAGATTTTGACGAACTATATTCAAAAAGGATTACCCGTCTTTTTACACGCTGATGTGTTAACACATGCAACGAGTAATTTCACTTCGATTTTTAAGCCAAGCATGACGTCTGGTGCTGCGATTGCCTATACGGATTCAAAACAGGTCGTCTCCCGATTACAATCCGAAAAAATTGAACGACCTCGTTTAAGCAAAGTAGCGGTTTCGCAGGCTGGTCAATCGTTAACATCGGTGGATAAAGCAGCACCGGCTTCACCAGATAAACCAATTGATTTTAATTTTACGCTTGATCAAACTACGGCTAATACACGTGTCCATTTGTATATTGATTTCAATAGTAATGACCAGTTTGAGGAATCTGAAAAGGTCGATGAAAAACCAGCGACGGTTTCTGGCTCCTTGTCCTATCAATTTGATGCACCGAGTTATACAGGACCACGGAACTGGATGATTAAAATCGTAAGTGAAGACGGACTCACAGATTATAAGACAGGAAGCTTCTTGATGAAAGACCAAGTGGCAGAAGCGAAGATTCTACAAGTCACGCGTTCCGGAACGAACGGTTCAATCAACGGTTTTATGAACTCAGGAACTTTACTAAAACAAGATGGGTTATATGATTTCAATGTAGAAGTCATTTCTGCGGACACGTTTAACAAAACATACACGACGAAAAATCTCAATACAGCATACGACATGCTGATTTTTGGTTTTCAAGATTCTTATGGTGCTGCTGCACTCAGTGATCCTGCATCGAATGCCATCCTTGACTTTACGAATACGGGTCAAGGATTGATGTTGACGCACGACACGATCTTCAGACCAGCTCAATCTAGTAAACCAGAGCTGTTCTGGGAAACGAAATTTGCCGATCTCGCTGGTCAAAAGAACTTTACGAATATGGGATATTCAGCACCTCGCAAATCTGGTCAAGCAGTCAAACAAAATGCCGGGGTCATGACTTCCTATCCATTTGCCTTAGCTGATACGGTTGCTATCGCAACGACACACAATCAATACTTTGGTCTAGATCTTGAACAACCGGACTTGATTCCATGGTATAACATCCGTGAAAACAACCTCAGTAGTTCGAATCAGGCTGCCGGAAGAACAATTGGTGATGCGCGCAACCACTATTATATGTATACCAAAGGAAATGTTACGTATTCCGGAGCAGGACATACTTCGAGCTTTAATCAACAACAAGAAAAAGAATTGTTCTCGAACACGATGTATCGCGCATTCATCGGTGCAAACCATAAGCCGCTCATCAAGAACATCTTACCAACGGATAAATCAAGTTACCTCGAGAATGAACCGTTGACGATCTCGTATCAAATCAATGATTACGATCTGCAAGATCGTGAGCTAAAGACACGGATCTATCTTGATAATGAGAAAGTCTTTGAAAACAATAAGTTGAAGAATAACTCGTTCGTCAGTCAATCCTTCGAATCAAAATTAAAAGGTAAAACAAATGTTACGATTCGAATCGAAGCAGAGGATCAGCGGGGAGCTAAGGCAATCGAGACACGGACCGTTCAAGTTGTTCGACCTGCTGTTTCTGCTCCTTTCGTATTATCTCGTTCTATTGATCCGGCTACTATTCTTAATGGTGAGACGGCTGAAATTTCATATACCATTAAAACAACACCGATGAAGCAACAAGAAGCTATTGGGGAGAATGGCTATATCAAAGGGAAATTTTCTGTGACGATGGAAAATATACTGTTCAATGAAAAATTACCGAGTAATTTAGAAGTAGTTTCAACTAGTGGGTTAAAGGATGCTATTATTTCTGGACAGTCTATAAAAGGCTACGCACCAAATATTGAATACGATGAAGCACTTGACGGCATTTACCAAGGGCAGTGGGTAGCTAAACAATCAGAAATAACATTTAAAGTAAAAGTAAAAGCTAAAGAATCTGCGGGCATTTACACGCTCGATAAAAAAGATAATGTGCTAACATCAACTAAAAATGTCTATAAAAATGAAACAAATCGTTCAGATAAACTAACGACAGTAAATAATGATCCACAAGCATTTCCGACACTGGGCTACGCATTGACACCGGCATTTGCGACAAGTGCGAAGATTCCATCCGTCAAGATGGATATCACGACACCATCTTATAAAGTCTTGCCAGAAATTAATCCGACAGGTAGCCAATACGGAACGTTGAAATGGTCAATCGTCGATCCGACGATTGCCTCAATCGATGAAGCAGGAGTCATTAAACCGAAAAAAGTCGGTACGACACAAATCAAATTAGTCGTTCCTGTAGGTAATGGAAAAGAACTCACGACGACATCTAATCTTGTCATCAATGATGTATTTGGTGGACTGATTGTAAGAAACGTACCGGATACACTGTACGTCGGTGAAACGAAATCCATGACGGGACTCGCTTCAATGATTTCAGGAAACGAGACACCGATTCAATGGATCATTACGAATGATTCGCATGTCAAAACGAATGGTTTATCGAAAAACACATTAGATTTGACCGGAAAAACACCGGGAACGATCACAGTTAAAGCTGTCGTTCCGGCAGAAGCAGGAAGTTCAACATATCTTGCTCAATCTACGACGTATACGATTCAAGTGAAGCTACCGGAACTATCGGTCGCTCCAAGTAATCTCGAACTTTGGGTCGGATCAAAACAGGATGTGACGGCAACATTCAAGCCGAACTACCCGTTACCATTTACGACGTCCACGTTGAGTAGTGCGATTGAACTAATACCGACAGCGAACGGTTATACGATCAAAGGTAAGACCGGTACTCCAAATGGAGCTGTCGAAGCATTACTCACGTTGACGGATTTCCCAGATACGGTAGCGAAGACACTCGTTCGAGTCCGTGAGAACCCGACCAGCGTAACAGCTGATGATTTAATCATGACGATGAAGGATGAAAACAAACGACCACTCTTAGGATGGTTCCCGGAAACGACGACTGAACGATTTTACCGGATGGAAGTGACGCAAGGGAAAGAGTACGTCAAAATCGATCCGACGGGCCAAGCGTTGCAACCGTTACGTCCTGGTGTGGCTCGCATTAAAGTCACTGTGCTAAAAGAAAATAAAGATGTGTTGGAAGTCTTGAAAAATGATCAGAAAACACCTTTGAGTACAACATTCAAGGTGACGATTGG
- a CDS encoding valine--tRNA ligase, with the protein MQELSMPTKYDPQATEEKWYDFWVKGDYFKADQDPEKEPYTIVIPPPNVTGKLHLGHAWDTTLQDMLTRMKRMQGFDVLYLPGMDHAGIATQAKVEQKLRAEGKSRLEMGREKFLEQSWAWKEEYASTIRAQWAKLGLGLDYSRERFTLDEGLSEAVQEVFVKLYEKGLIYRGEYIVNWDPATKTAISDIEVIYKDIEGAFYHFSYPLTDGSGHVELATTRPETMLGDTAIAVNPKDERYAHLVGKTITLPIVGREIPIVADEYVDMEFGTGVVKITPAHDPNDFEVGNRHELPRVLVMNEDGTMNENAGKYEGMDRFECRKQIVEDLKAEGVLIKIEPHLHSVGHSERSDAIVEPYLSLQWFVKMEPLAQKALEEQQGPDKVNFVPQRFENTYVRWMENIRDWCVSRQLWWGHRIPAWYHKETGEVYVGKEAPADLENWEQDNDVLDTWFSSALWPFSTMGWPNTDAADYQKYFPTSTLVTGYDIIAFWVSRMIFQSYEFTGQRPFQDVLIHGLIRDSEGRKMSKSLGNGIDPMDVIEKYGADSLRWFLTTGSTPGNDLRFYWEKIEATWNFSNKLWNASRFALMNMDGLTFDQIDLTGEKSLADKWILTRLQTTIDDVTRLSDKYEFGEAGRILYHFIWEDFCNWYIEMAKLPLNGEDEAAKQTTRSVLAYTLDRIMRLMHPFMPFITEEIWQHLPHEGETITRAAWPTREASLDFPEAVPAFEAVQNVIRSVRNIRAEVNAPMSKQIQLFISTNDTRVQDDLSSNSSYLQKFTNASELRIEEQMPAPEKAMSAIVTGAELFIPLADLINIEEEIARLNKELVKYTKEVERVEKKLNNPGFVGKAPAHVIDEEKAKALDYTEKRQAVEARINELSH; encoded by the coding sequence ATGCAGGAATTATCAATGCCAACGAAGTATGATCCGCAGGCAACGGAAGAAAAATGGTACGACTTTTGGGTGAAAGGTGACTATTTCAAAGCCGATCAGGATCCAGAAAAAGAGCCGTACACGATCGTCATTCCACCACCGAACGTCACAGGTAAATTGCACCTTGGTCACGCGTGGGACACAACGTTACAAGACATGCTGACGCGGATGAAGCGAATGCAAGGGTTCGACGTCCTTTATCTACCAGGAATGGACCATGCTGGTATCGCGACGCAAGCAAAAGTCGAACAAAAACTGCGAGCAGAAGGGAAATCACGTCTTGAAATGGGTCGTGAGAAATTCCTCGAGCAATCTTGGGCATGGAAAGAAGAGTATGCGTCAACGATCCGTGCACAATGGGCAAAACTCGGTCTTGGACTCGATTACTCGCGTGAACGCTTCACGCTCGACGAAGGGTTGTCAGAAGCAGTTCAAGAAGTCTTCGTTAAACTTTACGAAAAAGGCTTGATCTATCGTGGCGAATACATCGTTAACTGGGACCCAGCGACGAAAACAGCGATTTCAGATATCGAGGTCATCTATAAGGATATCGAAGGTGCGTTCTATCACTTCAGCTATCCACTGACGGACGGTTCAGGTCATGTTGAACTAGCGACGACACGTCCTGAGACGATGCTTGGTGATACAGCGATTGCCGTGAACCCGAAGGATGAGCGTTACGCTCACCTCGTCGGAAAAACGATCACGTTACCAATTGTTGGTCGCGAGATTCCGATTGTTGCGGATGAATATGTCGACATGGAGTTCGGTACAGGTGTCGTGAAGATTACACCTGCACACGACCCGAACGACTTCGAAGTCGGTAACCGCCACGAATTACCACGTGTCCTCGTCATGAATGAAGATGGAACGATGAACGAGAACGCAGGGAAATACGAAGGCATGGATCGTTTCGAATGCCGAAAACAAATCGTTGAAGATTTAAAAGCAGAAGGTGTTCTAATCAAAATCGAACCACACTTGCACTCTGTCGGTCACTCGGAGCGTTCAGATGCGATCGTCGAGCCGTATCTCTCATTACAATGGTTCGTCAAAATGGAACCACTCGCGCAAAAAGCGCTCGAGGAACAACAAGGACCAGACAAGGTCAACTTCGTTCCGCAACGCTTTGAGAACACATACGTACGCTGGATGGAAAATATCCGTGACTGGTGTGTCAGCCGTCAACTGTGGTGGGGACATCGCATTCCGGCTTGGTACCATAAAGAAACAGGCGAAGTATACGTTGGCAAGGAAGCACCAGCAGACCTCGAGAACTGGGAGCAAGACAACGATGTTCTCGATACATGGTTCTCTTCAGCCCTTTGGCCGTTCTCAACGATGGGGTGGCCGAACACGGACGCTGCTGATTATCAAAAATACTTCCCGACATCGACACTCGTTACGGGTTATGACATCATCGCTTTCTGGGTCTCACGGATGATCTTCCAATCGTATGAATTCACGGGACAACGTCCATTCCAAGACGTCTTGATCCATGGATTGATTCGTGATTCGGAAGGACGCAAGATGTCGAAATCCCTCGGAAACGGGATCGACCCGATGGATGTCATCGAGAAATACGGTGCTGATTCACTGCGTTGGTTCTTAACGACTGGATCGACACCAGGGAACGATCTCCGCTTCTACTGGGAAAAGATCGAAGCAACATGGAACTTCTCGAACAAACTGTGGAACGCAAGCCGTTTTGCCTTGATGAACATGGATGGTCTAACGTTTGATCAGATCGATTTGACAGGCGAGAAGTCACTCGCAGATAAATGGATTCTGACACGCTTACAGACGACGATTGACGATGTGACGCGTCTGTCGGACAAATATGAGTTTGGTGAAGCGGGACGTATTCTCTATCACTTCATCTGGGAAGACTTCTGTAACTGGTACATCGAGATGGCGAAGTTACCGCTCAACGGGGAAGATGAAGCAGCGAAGCAGACGACGCGTTCGGTTCTTGCCTATACGCTCGACCGGATCATGCGCTTGATGCATCCGTTCATGCCGTTCATCACGGAAGAAATCTGGCAACACTTACCGCATGAAGGTGAGACGATCACACGTGCCGCATGGCCGACACGCGAGGCGTCACTCGACTTCCCGGAAGCTGTTCCAGCATTTGAAGCGGTTCAGAACGTCATCCGTTCGGTTCGTAACATCCGCGCGGAAGTGAACGCACCGATGTCGAAACAGATCCAACTGTTCATCTCGACGAATGACACACGTGTTCAAGACGACTTGTCGTCAAACAGCTCGTACTTGCAAAAGTTCACGAACGCGTCTGAACTCCGGATTGAAGAGCAAATGCCAGCGCCAGAAAAAGCGATGAGTGCGATCGTAACGGGAGCAGAATTGTTCATCCCGCTCGCAGACTTGATCAACATCGAGGAAGAAATCGCGCGCTTGAATAAAGAACTCGTTAAGTATACGAAAGAAGTCGAACGGGTCGAGAAAAAACTCAACAACCCTGGCTTCGTCGGCAAAGCACCAGCACATGTCATTGATGAAGAAAAAGCAAAGGCACTTGATTATACGGAAAAACGTCAAGCTGTCGAAGCACGCATCAACGAACTCTCACACTAA